In Oreochromis aureus strain Israel breed Guangdong linkage group 15, ZZ_aureus, whole genome shotgun sequence, a single genomic region encodes these proteins:
- the LOC116332743 gene encoding NACHT, LRR and PYD domains-containing protein 1b allele 5-like encodes MAQEAELLYRTVQWDESLLQPAGKTPAGPLFNITCSEDAVRQLHLPHCETKEALRVDGLLSVAHISDDGMSILEPLEITTTHVVVKVPHLSAFGLIWDVFKRFLNINGQVLLFFRPLETGPQRINMFLLQENIPLPEVAAQQEDDAEYIQTPADCLFKFQQRYSVHCEPESLIIQPEQTQFRSKFGPNYHPTFQVFLNTNPQIVTLIVKDQEGTETWKSSVYLPAPRTETLLRNFPAEAQVPADERLFTIRSRFIDSVSESILNKLLDKLLQQRVINDQEMESFRSKQSRADKARDMIDTVRRKGSEASSLLIAAICEEDQCLSTELNLM; translated from the exons ATGGCTCAGGAGGCGGAGTTGTTGTACAGGACTGTCCAGTGGGATGAGAGCCTCCTTCAACCAGCTGGAAAAACACCTGCAGGGCCGCTGTTCAACATCACATGCTCTGAGGATGCAGTCCGTCAGCTCCACCTGCCACACTGTGAAACAAAGGAGG CGCTGCGTGTTGATGGCCTGTTGTCTGTTGCCCACATCTCTGATGATGGGATGAGCATCTTGGAGCCGCTGGAGATCACTACCACCCATGTGGTTGTGAAAGTCCCTCACCTTTCTGCCTTTGGGCTCATCTGGGATGTCTTTAAGCGGTTCCTGAACATAAATGGGCAAGTTCTGCTCTTCTTCCGACCTCTGGAGACAGGACCTCAAAGAATCAACATGTTTCTGCTGCAGGAAAATATTCCTTTGCCAGAG GTGGCTGCCCAACAAGAAGATGATGCTGAATACATCCAAACCCCTGCTGACTGTCTTTTCAAGTTCCAGCAAAGGTACAGTGTCCACTGTGAACCTGAGAGCCTGATAATACAGCCAGAG caaacacAATTTCGCTCAAAGTTTGGCCCAAATTACCATCCAACATTTCAAGTTTTCCTAAATACAAATCCACAGATTGTGACTCTGATAGTCAAAGACCAAGAGGGAACAGAAACCTGGAAATCATCTGTTTACCTGCCAG CACCAAGAACAGAAACCTTGTTGAGGAATTTCCCAGCTGAGGCCCAAGTCCCAGCAGATGAGAGGCTTTTCACAATTCGCTCACGGTTTATTGACAGTGTTTCTGAGTCTATTTTAAACAAACTTCTGGATAAACTCCTCCAGCAGCGTGTTATCAATGATCAGGAGATGGAATCATTCAGGTcaaagcagagcagagcagataAAGCACGAGACATGATTGACACGGTGCGACGAAAAGGAAGTGAAGCCAGCTCACTTCTGATCGCTGCTATCTGTGAGGAGGATCAATGCCTTTCCACAGAGCTGAACTTAATGTGA